The following coding sequences lie in one Sinorhizobium fredii USDA 257 genomic window:
- a CDS encoding ABC transporter ATP-binding protein, producing the protein MLELKQVYGGYGKMTILNGTSFKIDKGTITTVIGPNGAGKSTVFKAIFGLLKIRSGTVLLNGEDVTSLPPAKMLAKGVTYVPQGRNLFPMLSVRHNLEIGGISSNDQSRIARRIDEVMEQFPILKEKAKEQAITLSGGQQKQLEIARALLLDPSLILIDEPSIGLSPQMINETFRTLIRLRDEGVTILMVEQNAKAALAMSDYGLVLEQGRSRIYDKADKLLADPRVGQLFLGAHLEEA; encoded by the coding sequence ATGCTGGAACTCAAGCAGGTCTATGGCGGCTACGGCAAAATGACGATCCTGAACGGCACGTCCTTCAAGATCGACAAGGGTACGATCACCACGGTGATCGGTCCGAACGGGGCCGGCAAATCGACGGTCTTCAAGGCGATCTTCGGGCTCCTGAAGATCCGCTCGGGAACCGTGCTCCTGAACGGCGAGGACGTGACGTCCTTGCCGCCGGCGAAGATGCTCGCCAAGGGCGTCACCTATGTGCCCCAGGGACGCAACCTATTCCCGATGCTGTCGGTGCGCCATAATCTCGAGATCGGCGGCATTTCGTCCAATGATCAGTCGAGGATCGCACGGCGCATCGACGAGGTGATGGAGCAATTCCCGATCCTGAAGGAGAAGGCGAAGGAACAGGCGATCACGCTTTCGGGCGGCCAGCAGAAGCAGCTCGAGATCGCCCGTGCACTGCTGCTTGATCCGTCGCTGATCCTCATCGACGAACCGTCGATCGGGCTCTCCCCGCAAATGATCAACGAGACCTTCCGCACGCTGATCCGGCTGCGTGACGAGGGCGTGACCATCCTGATGGTCGAGCAGAATGCCAAGGCGGCGCTCGCCATGTCCGACTACGGGCTCGTGCTCGAACAGGGCCGGAGCCGGATATACGACAAGGCCGACAAGCTGCTCGCCGATCCGCGCGTCGGCCAGCTCTTCCTCGGCGCCCATCTCGAGGAGGCGTGA
- a CDS encoding ABC transporter ATP-binding protein, which translates to MTPVLSVRNVSKSFGGLRAVDDVSFDVHQGEILGLIGPNGSGKSTLFNCVLGQLPASTGTVLVDGKEVAGKRPCDLNKLGVGRTFQMLQVFPEMTVLDNIILAGQEHKGTMLSRLFGKPDAGLTEEALRMIDFFRLGHQTHAKAGSLSYGQQKLLDAAMAFMAGPKLVMLDEPAGGVNLTMLADLKERLKAFNQERGATFVVIEHNMEFVMSLCTRIIVLANGRIIAEGDPETVRNDPTVIEAYLGG; encoded by the coding sequence ATGACGCCGGTCCTTTCCGTACGCAATGTCAGCAAGTCCTTCGGGGGCCTGAGAGCCGTGGACGACGTGTCGTTCGATGTCCACCAGGGCGAGATCCTCGGGCTGATCGGCCCGAACGGCAGCGGCAAGTCGACCCTCTTCAACTGCGTCCTCGGGCAACTGCCCGCCTCGACGGGAACCGTGCTGGTCGATGGCAAGGAGGTCGCAGGCAAACGCCCCTGCGACCTCAACAAGCTCGGCGTCGGCCGCACCTTCCAGATGCTGCAGGTGTTTCCGGAGATGACGGTGCTCGACAACATCATCCTGGCCGGCCAGGAGCACAAGGGCACGATGCTCTCGCGCCTCTTCGGCAAGCCGGATGCGGGCCTCACCGAGGAGGCCTTGAGGATGATCGACTTCTTTCGGCTTGGGCACCAGACCCACGCAAAGGCGGGATCGCTCTCCTATGGCCAGCAGAAGCTGCTCGACGCCGCCATGGCGTTCATGGCGGGACCGAAGCTGGTGATGCTCGACGAGCCGGCCGGCGGCGTCAACCTCACCATGCTCGCCGACCTGAAGGAGCGCCTGAAGGCCTTCAACCAGGAACGCGGCGCCACCTTCGTCGTCATCGAACACAACATGGAATTCGTGATGTCGCTCTGCACGCGCATCATCGTGCTGGCGAACGGCAGGATCATCGCCGAAGGCGACCCGGAAACGGTGCGCAACGATCCGACCGTCATCGAAGCCTATCTCGGAGGTTGA
- a CDS encoding response regulator, which yields MSTRIVIADDHPMVQAALRSALVAVLPELELIACRSVDEVLEVLSSDRHEVDLVLLDLTMPGTEGFAGLFLLHAHYPTLPVAIVSARQDAATIQKAITFGASGYIPKSLDLPEMASAIRAILDGEIWTPPRFGTETADPDAAMSARLASLSSQQLRILTKIIEGKLNKQIAGEMDIAEQTVKVHVSAILKKLGVVSRTQAAVMCERLLSTSARDAG from the coding sequence ATGAGCACGCGCATCGTCATCGCGGATGACCATCCGATGGTCCAGGCAGCCTTGCGCAGCGCTCTCGTCGCAGTGCTGCCGGAGCTCGAACTGATCGCCTGCCGGTCGGTGGACGAGGTTCTGGAGGTTCTCTCGAGCGACCGGCATGAGGTGGATCTCGTCCTGCTCGATTTGACCATGCCCGGCACGGAGGGTTTTGCCGGCCTGTTCCTGCTGCATGCCCATTATCCGACCCTTCCGGTGGCGATCGTTTCGGCAAGGCAGGACGCGGCGACGATCCAGAAGGCGATCACCTTCGGCGCTTCCGGCTATATCCCGAAATCGCTGGACCTGCCGGAAATGGCGAGCGCGATCCGCGCCATCCTCGACGGCGAGATCTGGACGCCGCCCCGCTTTGGCACCGAAACGGCCGATCCGGATGCGGCGATGAGTGCCCGCCTCGCTTCGCTGTCGTCGCAGCAATTGCGCATTCTGACGAAGATCATAGAGGGCAAGCTCAACAAGCAGATCGCCGGCGAGATGGACATCGCCGAGCAGACCGTGAAGGTGCACGTCTCGGCAATCCTCAAGAAGCTCGGCGTCGTCAGCCGCACCCAGGCGGCGGTGATGTGCGAGCGGTTGCTGTCGACCAGCGCTCGCGATGCGGGATAG
- a CDS encoding branched-chain amino acid ABC transporter permease gives MSKHTLATLVAGLAILILLPFTQSNYGVFVLCSWLVYSISAMGLNLTLGYAGQVSLAQASFMGIGAYMTALMTMAGVPWPVAMIAAMVLCFVIGFLLGYPALRVQHHFLAFITLAFNALVVLVLRNEEWLTGGTYGIVGIPRPEVLGLPTQTPLAFYFFVLALFVLMAAALYAIIRSPWGRTFKALRENPIRANSLGVDIRKTTLLAFAIGSSYGGLAGSLLAQLTQFIDPHSFGLTVSLKVLLMVIVGGAGFFFGPILGALLIVLAPEFLRFTEGYYLMIYATLVIVLMVFCPTGLLGLVERARTALKLKQNPNATTWEAGR, from the coding sequence ATGAGCAAGCACACTCTCGCTACACTGGTCGCCGGTCTCGCGATCCTGATCCTGCTCCCCTTCACCCAATCCAACTACGGCGTGTTCGTGCTGTGCTCGTGGCTGGTCTATTCGATCTCCGCCATGGGGCTCAACCTGACGCTCGGCTATGCCGGCCAGGTCTCGCTGGCCCAGGCCTCCTTCATGGGCATCGGCGCCTATATGACGGCGCTCATGACCATGGCCGGCGTGCCATGGCCGGTCGCGATGATCGCGGCGATGGTGCTGTGCTTCGTCATCGGCTTTCTGCTCGGCTACCCGGCCCTGCGCGTCCAGCATCACTTCCTGGCCTTCATCACGCTGGCCTTCAACGCTCTCGTGGTGCTCGTGCTGCGCAACGAGGAATGGCTGACCGGCGGCACCTACGGCATCGTCGGCATTCCGCGGCCTGAGGTCCTCGGCTTGCCGACGCAGACGCCGCTGGCCTTCTACTTCTTCGTTCTTGCGCTCTTCGTGCTGATGGCGGCCGCCCTCTACGCCATCATCCGCTCGCCCTGGGGCCGCACCTTCAAGGCATTGAGGGAGAACCCCATTCGCGCCAACAGCCTTGGCGTCGACATTCGCAAGACGACGCTTCTCGCCTTCGCCATCGGCTCCTCCTATGGCGGGCTTGCCGGCAGCCTCCTCGCACAGCTCACCCAGTTCATCGATCCGCATTCTTTCGGCCTGACCGTCTCGCTCAAGGTTCTGCTGATGGTCATAGTCGGCGGCGCCGGCTTCTTCTTCGGCCCGATTCTGGGCGCGCTGCTGATCGTTCTCGCGCCGGAGTTCCTGCGCTTCACCGAGGGATACTACCTGATGATCTATGCCACGCTGGTCATCGTGCTGATGGTCTTCTGCCCGACCGGCCTGCTCGGACTGGTCGAGCGTGCCCGCACGGCCCTGAAGCTTAAGCAGAACCCGAATGCCACGACCTGGGAGGCAGGACGATGA
- a CDS encoding hybrid sensor histidine kinase/response regulator has protein sequence MPGWVVLSVSTAYVVILFLIAWWTDRRGAGRRLAVPTEWMAALGYALTLAIYNTSWSFYGSVGRALSGFDFLSIYVGPTLVLIFGQRLIARIVTVAKSQNITSIADFIAARYGKSQALAALVTMAALLAVLPYIALQLKAVGTSFDILTAPAVAPEGVRPIRGDSTFAVAASMALFAIMFGVRHIHASEHHRGLMAAIAFESLVKLSAFVIVALFIVFRMFDGLGDLVARAEADPRMGSLLAPDFFDPTWISNTIIAAISFLCLPHMFHVAVVENKSLSQVRAAAWLYPAYLIVFSVLMVPIAIAGIARFADTVNPDTFVISLPLAADAPLMALIAFLGGFSAATGMVIVASVALSTMLCNDVIVPLLLRSRLVGRGGAIWPSPSALLLVRRISVAAILLLAYMMNRLVDQAYPLTVIGLLSFVAIAQFGPAFLGGLLWRRAKSAGAGAGIVVGFAFWIYTLLLPSIAPLVPAVDAVVANGPLGLAWLRPQSLFGIVGLDPISHATLWSLGANLAVFAAVSLLADRSPLERLQAEAFAEGVPAPPPLASLPLVTRLDDLKTLAARFVGAERSVSAFDDFVEQRRARQDGLADVDAMRFTENLIAGALGAASARVVMAAALESRSLSRKAAVGMLDEASQALHFNRKLLQGALESVPQGICVFDADLAIEAWNARFLTLLDLPKDLIRVGLPLADLVDFNRERGEYDGEDLKALLVNRDLARQSWPYVYERKRPDGMVLEIAYDRMAESGYISTYTDVTERHRAAAGLRRANEELERRVQERTQALEQAKAEAERANIGKTRFLAAASHDLLQPLNAARLYLAALDESLRLKPDEAEKDLRTEERALAKNAAAALSSTERLLDELLDISSYDSGAVRAQPVDFSVGSLLAQLELEFSALARQRGLTLKVVASTRFVRTDPQLLRRVLQNLLSNAIRYTPRGRVLLGCRRRKDGLRIEVRDTGIGIAPERQKEIFEEFRRLDTGEEREKGSGLGLAIVERICRLLDLPLKVRSRPGQGTCFIVTVPLAAQGAAVAVSEKTATPSIANHAALTVLCVDNDAAIREGLSALLSRWGHRPIVASDERTALANCNGLVPDLALVDYHLDGTTGVEVLDGLRKHWGREVRGLVITADRSEEVSAKAKALGCEVMAKPVKPAALRRYLDAVALLKGAGLQGEEEHEHAHRHRG, from the coding sequence ATGCCCGGTTGGGTCGTCCTCTCCGTTTCTACAGCCTATGTCGTCATCCTGTTCCTGATCGCCTGGTGGACGGATCGGCGAGGTGCGGGCCGGCGCTTGGCCGTACCCACCGAGTGGATGGCGGCACTCGGCTACGCGCTGACGCTTGCCATCTACAACACGTCCTGGAGCTTCTACGGTTCGGTCGGGCGCGCCCTGAGCGGTTTCGACTTCCTGTCGATCTATGTCGGCCCGACTCTCGTGCTGATCTTCGGGCAGCGGCTGATCGCCAGGATCGTCACGGTCGCGAAGAGCCAGAACATCACCTCGATCGCCGACTTCATCGCGGCGCGATACGGCAAGAGCCAGGCACTCGCCGCGCTCGTCACCATGGCGGCTCTGCTCGCCGTGCTGCCCTATATAGCACTGCAGCTGAAGGCGGTCGGCACCAGTTTCGACATCCTGACCGCGCCGGCCGTCGCCCCCGAAGGCGTCCGGCCGATCCGCGGCGACAGCACGTTTGCCGTAGCCGCCTCGATGGCGCTCTTCGCCATCATGTTCGGCGTTCGGCACATCCATGCGAGCGAGCACCATCGGGGCCTGATGGCGGCGATCGCCTTCGAAAGCCTGGTCAAGCTTTCGGCCTTCGTTATCGTGGCGCTGTTCATTGTCTTCCGCATGTTCGACGGTCTCGGCGACCTCGTCGCCCGCGCCGAGGCGGATCCGCGCATGGGGTCCTTGCTGGCGCCGGACTTTTTCGATCCGACTTGGATATCGAACACCATCATTGCCGCGATCTCCTTCCTCTGCCTGCCGCACATGTTTCATGTCGCCGTGGTGGAGAACAAATCGCTGTCGCAGGTGCGCGCCGCCGCCTGGCTCTACCCCGCCTATCTCATCGTCTTCAGCGTCCTGATGGTGCCGATCGCCATAGCCGGCATCGCCCGTTTCGCCGACACGGTAAACCCGGACACCTTCGTGATCTCGCTGCCGCTTGCCGCCGATGCCCCCCTGATGGCGCTGATCGCCTTTCTCGGCGGCTTCTCGGCGGCAACCGGCATGGTGATCGTCGCCTCGGTGGCACTGAGCACGATGCTCTGCAACGACGTCATCGTCCCCCTGCTGTTGCGCTCGCGCCTCGTTGGCCGCGGCGGTGCAATCTGGCCGTCGCCTTCGGCCCTGCTTTTGGTGCGGCGGATCTCCGTCGCGGCCATCCTGCTGCTCGCCTACATGATGAACCGCCTGGTCGATCAGGCCTATCCGCTGACCGTTATCGGCCTGCTGTCCTTCGTTGCGATCGCCCAGTTCGGCCCCGCTTTTCTCGGAGGATTGCTTTGGCGGCGCGCCAAGAGCGCCGGGGCGGGCGCAGGCATTGTCGTCGGCTTCGCCTTCTGGATCTACACCCTGCTCCTCCCCTCGATTGCGCCGCTCGTGCCCGCCGTCGACGCCGTGGTCGCCAACGGGCCACTCGGGCTCGCCTGGCTCAGGCCGCAATCGCTCTTCGGCATCGTCGGCCTCGATCCGATTTCGCATGCGACGCTCTGGAGCCTGGGTGCCAATCTCGCCGTCTTTGCGGCCGTGTCCTTGCTGGCGGATCGTTCGCCGCTCGAGCGTCTCCAGGCGGAGGCCTTTGCCGAGGGGGTCCCGGCGCCGCCGCCGCTCGCCTCATTGCCGCTCGTCACGCGGCTTGACGACCTGAAGACGCTCGCCGCTCGCTTCGTCGGAGCCGAGCGCAGCGTTTCCGCCTTCGATGACTTCGTGGAACAGCGCCGCGCGCGACAGGACGGACTTGCCGATGTGGATGCGATGCGGTTCACCGAGAACCTCATCGCCGGCGCGCTCGGTGCGGCCTCGGCCCGCGTGGTGATGGCCGCGGCGCTCGAAAGCCGTTCGCTGTCGCGCAAGGCAGCCGTGGGGATGCTGGACGAGGCGTCGCAGGCGCTGCATTTCAACCGGAAGCTCTTGCAAGGGGCGCTTGAAAGCGTGCCGCAGGGCATTTGCGTCTTCGACGCAGACCTCGCCATTGAGGCGTGGAACGCCCGGTTCCTTACGCTGCTCGACCTGCCGAAGGACCTGATCCGCGTCGGCCTGCCGCTCGCCGACCTCGTCGACTTCAACCGCGAGCGCGGCGAATACGACGGCGAGGACCTCAAGGCCCTGCTCGTCAACCGGGATCTCGCCAGACAATCCTGGCCCTATGTCTACGAGCGCAAGCGGCCGGACGGCATGGTGCTGGAGATCGCCTACGACCGTATGGCCGAGAGCGGCTATATCTCGACCTACACGGATGTGACCGAGCGGCATCGGGCAGCGGCCGGCCTGCGCCGCGCCAACGAGGAGCTGGAGCGGCGTGTCCAGGAGCGGACGCAGGCGCTCGAGCAGGCCAAGGCCGAGGCAGAGCGCGCCAATATCGGCAAGACGCGCTTTCTCGCCGCGGCAAGCCACGATCTGCTCCAGCCGCTGAACGCGGCGCGGCTCTATCTGGCGGCGCTCGACGAGAGCCTGCGCCTCAAGCCCGACGAAGCCGAAAAGGACCTGCGGACAGAGGAGCGGGCGCTTGCGAAGAACGCCGCGGCGGCACTTTCATCGACCGAGCGGCTGCTCGACGAGCTGCTGGACATCTCGTCCTATGATTCCGGTGCGGTGCGGGCGCAGCCCGTCGATTTTTCGGTCGGCTCGCTTCTCGCCCAACTCGAGCTCGAGTTCTCCGCCCTTGCGCGTCAGCGCGGCCTGACGCTCAAGGTGGTTGCCTCGACGCGTTTCGTCCGCACCGACCCGCAGCTCCTGCGTCGTGTGCTGCAGAATCTTCTCTCGAACGCCATACGCTACACGCCTAGGGGAAGGGTTCTGCTGGGGTGCCGGCGGCGGAAGGACGGCTTGCGCATCGAGGTCCGTGATACCGGCATCGGCATTGCCCCGGAGCGCCAGAAGGAGATTTTCGAGGAGTTCCGCCGGCTCGATACGGGCGAGGAGCGGGAAAAGGGGAGCGGCCTCGGCCTAGCGATCGTCGAGCGCATCTGCCGCTTGCTCGATCTTCCCTTAAAAGTGCGCTCCCGGCCAGGCCAGGGAACCTGCTTCATCGTCACCGTTCCGCTCGCGGCGCAAGGTGCGGCGGTCGCCGTTTCGGAAAAGACCGCCACGCCGTCGATCGCGAACCATGCCGCGCTTACCGTGCTCTGCGTCGACAATGACGCGGCGATACGGGAGGGCCTGTCGGCCTTGCTCTCCCGCTGGGGACACCGGCCGATTGTTGCGAGCGACGAGAGGACGGCGCTTGCCAATTGCAACGGCCTGGTGCCAGATCTGGCGCTCGTGGATTACCATCTCGACGGCACGACCGGCGTCGAAGTGCTGGACGGGCTGCGCAAGCACTGGGGCCGGGAGGTCAGGGGCCTGGTGATCACCGCGGACCGCAGCGAGGAGGTCAGCGCAAAGGCGAAAGCGCTTGGCTGCGAAGTCATGGCGAAGCCGGTGAAGCCGGCCGCCTTGAGACGATATCTGGATGCCGTCGCCCTGCTCAAGGGCGCCGGGCTGCAGGGGGAGGAAGAACATGAGCACGCGCATCGTCATCGCGGATGA
- a CDS encoding bifunctional sugar phosphate isomerase/epimerase/4-hydroxyphenylpyruvate dioxygenase family protein produces MKTSIATVSISGELPDKLAAIAAAGFDGVEIFENDFLAFDGSPADVGRMVRDHGLEITLFQPFRDFEGMPEPHRTRVFDRAERKFDVMQQLGTDLLLVCSNVSPIALGGIDRAAADFHELGERAAKRGLRVGYEALAWGRHISDHRDAWEIVRRADHPNIGLILDSFHTLSRKIEVNSIRSIPKEKIFIVQLADAPLIDMDLLYWSRHFRNMPGEGDLPVSEFTRAIAETGYDGYFSLEIFNDQFRGGAAKPIAADGHRSLVYLGDQVRRHPSAGSLTVAPMPGRAPVQRVGFVEFAAADDDAADLTAILRTLGFRKAATHRSKKVDVYQQADIRILINTDETGFAGSSYAVHGSSAYAMGVVVDDAKETMERALALDAESFSQPVAKGEVEVPAIRGVGGGLLYLLDDKGDLGRIWEIDFEPFEEEGAEEDAGLRNIDHVAQTVAYEEMPTWLLFYTSIFAAEKTPMVDIIDPAGVVRSQVVENAAGTLRLTLNGAENRRTLAGHFIAETFGSGVQHLAFHTDDIFTTAAALRRNGFRPLQISPNYYDDVEARFGLEPDMTERLKAENILYDRDEYGEFFQLYSPTYGEGFFFEIVERRSYRGYGAVNAIFRIAALKKHLRPEGLPKQ; encoded by the coding sequence ATGAAGACCTCGATCGCAACAGTGTCGATCAGCGGCGAATTGCCGGACAAGCTCGCGGCGATTGCAGCGGCCGGCTTCGATGGCGTGGAAATCTTCGAGAACGATTTTCTCGCCTTCGACGGCAGCCCCGCGGATGTCGGACGGATGGTGCGTGACCATGGCCTGGAAATCACTCTCTTCCAGCCGTTCCGCGACTTCGAAGGCATGCCTGAACCGCACCGGACGCGCGTCTTCGACCGAGCCGAGCGCAAGTTCGACGTCATGCAGCAGCTCGGCACCGATCTCCTGTTGGTCTGCTCGAACGTCTCGCCGATCGCGCTCGGCGGCATCGACCGGGCGGCGGCCGATTTCCATGAACTCGGCGAACGCGCCGCCAAACGCGGCTTGCGTGTCGGCTATGAGGCGCTCGCCTGGGGCCGGCACATCTCGGATCACCGCGACGCCTGGGAGATCGTCCGGCGCGCCGATCATCCGAATATCGGCCTGATCCTCGACAGCTTCCACACGCTGTCGCGCAAGATCGAAGTGAATTCGATCCGCTCGATCCCCAAGGAGAAGATCTTCATCGTCCAGCTCGCCGATGCGCCGCTGATAGACATGGATCTGCTCTACTGGAGCCGCCATTTCCGCAACATGCCCGGCGAAGGCGACCTCCCGGTCAGCGAGTTCACGCGCGCAATTGCCGAAACCGGCTACGATGGTTATTTCTCGCTGGAAATCTTCAACGATCAGTTCCGCGGCGGGGCCGCCAAACCGATTGCCGCCGATGGCCATCGATCGCTGGTCTATCTCGGCGATCAGGTGCGACGGCATCCGAGTGCAGGCTCTCTCACCGTTGCGCCGATGCCGGGGCGGGCTCCGGTCCAGCGAGTCGGCTTCGTCGAATTCGCGGCTGCCGACGACGATGCCGCTGACCTGACCGCCATCCTGAGGACGCTGGGCTTCCGCAAGGCCGCTACGCACCGCTCGAAGAAAGTCGACGTTTACCAGCAGGCCGACATCCGCATTCTGATAAATACCGACGAAACCGGATTTGCCGGCTCCTCCTATGCCGTTCACGGCAGCTCCGCCTATGCAATGGGTGTCGTGGTCGACGACGCGAAGGAAACCATGGAACGCGCGCTGGCGCTCGACGCCGAGTCCTTCAGCCAGCCGGTCGCAAAGGGCGAGGTCGAGGTGCCGGCGATCCGCGGCGTCGGCGGCGGGCTCCTCTACCTGCTCGACGACAAGGGCGACCTCGGCCGCATCTGGGAGATCGACTTCGAGCCGTTCGAGGAGGAAGGCGCGGAGGAGGACGCCGGGCTCCGGAATATCGACCACGTCGCCCAGACGGTCGCCTACGAGGAAATGCCGACCTGGCTGTTGTTCTACACCTCGATCTTCGCGGCGGAGAAAACGCCGATGGTCGATATCATTGATCCTGCCGGGGTGGTGCGCAGCCAGGTCGTAGAGAATGCCGCAGGCACGCTGCGCCTGACACTCAACGGGGCGGAAAACCGCCGCACGCTCGCGGGCCACTTCATCGCCGAGACGTTCGGCTCCGGGGTCCAGCATCTCGCCTTCCATACGGATGACATCTTCACAACCGCGGCGGCGCTCCGGCGGAACGGCTTCCGCCCGCTGCAGATCTCGCCCAACTATTACGACGATGTGGAGGCGCGCTTCGGCCTGGAGCCGGACATGACCGAGCGGCTGAAGGCGGAAAACATCCTCTATGATCGCGACGAGTACGGCGAATTTTTTCAGCTCTACAGCCCCACCTACGGCGAAGGCTTCTTCTTCGAGATCGTCGAGCGGCGCAGCTATCGCGGCTATGGTGCGGTCAATGCCATCTTCCGCATCGCCGCGCTCAAGAAGCACCTCAGACCGGAGGGGCTGCCGAAGCAGTAG
- a CDS encoding shikimate dehydrogenase family protein, with product MQPVPEITGKTVFIPLIGHPVEQVKSPGPVNAWFSDNDVAAVLIPVDILPDKVASFLDAIRGTGNCPGLSVTMPHKQAAYAGVDALTDRARRAEAVNIIHRRPDGTLLGDMVDGEAMVAALAKNGVSVRGKCVLVVGAGGAGTAIIYALAEAGAATIVVIERDRAKSDRLIGQLRRDYPQLQAQDSLPDDIDVDIAINASPAGMNAADPHPFPLERLTQAEIIADAVTKPPVTPWLEEARRRGIAIQAGAEMTLAQLPTQIAFWGLDKAGRDDGKGR from the coding sequence ATGCAGCCGGTCCCCGAGATTACCGGAAAGACCGTCTTCATTCCGCTGATCGGTCATCCGGTCGAGCAGGTGAAGTCGCCGGGGCCGGTGAACGCGTGGTTTTCCGACAATGATGTGGCTGCGGTGCTCATCCCGGTGGATATCCTGCCGGACAAGGTAGCATCTTTCCTCGACGCCATCCGCGGCACCGGGAACTGCCCCGGCCTTTCGGTGACGATGCCGCACAAGCAGGCGGCCTATGCCGGCGTGGACGCGCTGACGGATCGGGCCCGCCGGGCGGAGGCCGTCAACATCATCCACAGGAGGCCGGACGGCACACTCCTCGGCGACATGGTCGACGGGGAAGCGATGGTCGCGGCGCTGGCGAAGAACGGCGTCAGCGTTCGCGGCAAGTGTGTGCTGGTCGTCGGCGCCGGCGGCGCCGGAACGGCGATCATCTACGCGCTTGCCGAGGCGGGAGCGGCAACCATCGTCGTCATCGAACGCGATCGGGCGAAATCGGACCGCCTGATCGGGCAGCTGCGCCGCGACTATCCGCAGCTTCAGGCACAGGACTCCCTGCCGGACGACATCGACGTCGACATCGCCATCAATGCCTCGCCGGCAGGCATGAACGCCGCTGATCCCCATCCCTTTCCGCTGGAACGGCTGACGCAGGCGGAAATCATTGCCGACGCCGTGACGAAGCCGCCGGTAACCCCCTGGCTCGAAGAGGCTCGGCGCCGCGGCATAGCAATCCAGGCCGGCGCCGAGATGACCCTGGCGCAACTGCCGACGCAGATCGCCTTCTGGGGCCTCGACAAGGCCGGCCGGGACGACGGAAAGGGACGATGA